Proteins from a single region of Engystomops pustulosus chromosome 5, aEngPut4.maternal, whole genome shotgun sequence:
- the LOC140133927 gene encoding fucolectin-like, translating into MGAPGGAAGPLLVLNILGSVVHETKPPEGVNLALKGIASSDSIASNGSVTGLAAKAIDGIRVSDFFKGHCSLTNGLNNPTWWKVDLKKSYKISSVFVTNRDDCCTERLLHAEIRIGNNPDHNHNPICAEVKTVASSNIGFCCGGMEGRYVSVSVPRKEQLSLCEVEVYGDLKKVLHCA; encoded by the exons ATGGG ggcTCCTGGAGGTGCTGCTGGTCCTCTTCTGGTCTTAAATATTTTGGGATCAGTGGTTCATGAAACTAAACCTCCAG AGGGGGTAAATCTGGCACTAAAGGGCATCGCCTCCAGCGACTCCATCGCCTCCAACGGTTCAGTTACTGGTTTAGCCGCTAAAGCCATAGATGGAATACGAGTTTCCGATTTCTTCAAGGGACACTGCTCTCTCACCAACGGCCTGAACAACCCAACGTGGTGGAAGGTGGACCTGAAAAAATCCTACAAGATATCAAGTGTTTTCGTTACAAACCGAGATGATTGTTGCACCGAGCGACTTCTACACGCTGAGATCCGAATCGGGAACAACCCTGATCACAACCACAACCCAAT ATGCGCCGAGGTGAAGACTGTCGCCAGTTCTAACATTGGGTTCTGCTGCGGCGGGATGGAGGGGCGCTACGTCAGTGTGAGTGTCCCACGCAAAGAGCAACTGTCCCTGTGTGAGGTCGAGGTCTATGGAGACCTCAAAAAAGTCCTCCATTGTGCCTGA